A single Pseudomonadota bacterium DNA region contains:
- a CDS encoding phage tail protein — protein MPVSLSTGGADLRGLRRLAREYPAKVVRPAMVRTVNELTRNATVEARKQVRKERRLKARDIKNTFRIKKAVARDPNAVITALRIPIPLARYGPRQTKRGVTYNATGKRELWRPKPGHSKSFLVPKGAGKAGGHVFTRKPGSKRLPIEKAFGPPVWTRFAEEEVQKALNSLLDSRAEVVFDRNFRFYARRAGFLP, from the coding sequence GTGCCCGTCTCACTGTCGACCGGCGGCGCTGATCTGCGCGGCCTGAGGCGTCTCGCTCGAGAGTACCCGGCCAAGGTCGTGCGGCCCGCCATGGTGCGCACGGTCAACGAGCTGACGCGCAACGCTACGGTGGAGGCACGCAAGCAGGTGCGCAAGGAGCGCCGGCTCAAGGCGCGGGACATCAAGAACACCTTCCGCATCAAGAAGGCGGTGGCGCGCGATCCGAACGCGGTGATCACAGCGCTGCGCATTCCGATCCCGCTGGCGCGCTACGGACCGCGGCAGACGAAGCGGGGCGTGACCTACAACGCCACTGGCAAGCGCGAGCTCTGGCGGCCGAAGCCGGGCCACTCGAAGTCGTTCCTCGTGCCCAAGGGCGCGGGCAAGGCGGGTGGCCACGTGTTCACGCGTAAGCCTGGCTCTAAGCGCTTGCCGATCGAGAAGGCCTTTGGGCCGCCGGTGTGGACACGCTTCGCTGAGGAGGAGGTGCAGAAGGCGCTCAACAGCCTTCTCGACTCCAGGGCAGAGGTCGTGTTCGACCGCAACTTTCGTTTCTACGCGCGACGTGCGGGGTTCCTGCCGTGA